A region of Pyxidicoccus parkwaysis DNA encodes the following proteins:
- a CDS encoding response regulator, with amino-acid sequence MTEPPRPLLLVEDSDADAVALERIARRLPMSLPLVRVRDGESALEYLYQLGDYADAARPALVLLDLHMPGMGGREVLSRLKADPSLRRIPIIIFSSSTEPRDVEGAYADGANCYLFKPEPGEQLEAAARALQSFWLSAARLPGAEDPRA; translated from the coding sequence ATGACGGAACCACCGCGGCCCCTGCTCCTCGTGGAGGACAGCGATGCGGACGCGGTGGCGCTCGAGCGCATCGCCCGCCGGCTGCCCATGTCACTGCCCCTCGTCCGCGTGCGCGACGGCGAGAGCGCGCTGGAGTACCTCTACCAGCTCGGTGACTACGCGGACGCCGCGAGGCCGGCGCTCGTACTGCTCGACTTGCACATGCCCGGCATGGGCGGCCGCGAGGTGCTGTCGCGCCTCAAGGCGGACCCGTCGCTGCGCCGCATCCCCATCATCATCTTCTCCAGCTCGACGGAGCCACGCGACGTGGAGGGCGCCTACGCGGACGGCGCCAACTGCTACCTCTTCAAGCCCGAGCCCGGAGAGCAGCTCGAGGCCGCCGCGCGAGCGCTTCAGTCCTTCTGGCTCTCCGCGGCGCGCCTGCCCGGGGCGGAGGACCCGAGGGCATGA
- a CDS encoding hybrid sensor histidine kinase/response regulator, whose translation MNLRVLMVDDSPADRLAVRRALERDSDATWVLESVSSAEEALGRIATGHPDVLLVDYHLPGMTGLGLLRELHERHPGTAPAVVMLTGSGSERVAVDSMKAGAQDYLVKDAYSADRLRRSLRGAVDTVRMTRELEARRVRAERAERAAQEALAVRDELFALATHDLKGPLQIIALNAEVMRRQFPPGTLKPAQESRLEHIVRAAHRMSDLIDHFLQATRGQEQALRREPVDLRVLVRSKVHAMEASAKHRFVLSEQGDDLTGHWDARALERVLENLLGNAVKYSAPGTTVTVLLAEERAPPHDGVRLEVSDEGIGIPAEDLPHVFERFRRGRNVALDVSGSGVGLASARRMVELHGGTIHVESQEGRGTTFTVRLPRRGPEGAAEDSSLLTSR comes from the coding sequence ATGAACCTCCGCGTGCTGATGGTGGATGACAGCCCCGCGGACCGGCTCGCCGTGCGCCGTGCCCTGGAACGCGACTCGGACGCGACGTGGGTGCTGGAGTCTGTCTCGTCCGCGGAGGAGGCGCTGGGGCGCATCGCCACCGGGCATCCGGACGTGCTGCTGGTGGACTACCACCTGCCGGGCATGACGGGCCTGGGGCTCCTGCGCGAGCTGCACGAGCGCCACCCGGGCACCGCGCCCGCGGTGGTGATGCTCACCGGCAGCGGCAGCGAGCGCGTCGCGGTGGACTCGATGAAGGCGGGCGCCCAGGACTACCTCGTCAAGGATGCCTACAGCGCGGACCGGCTGCGCCGCAGCCTGCGTGGCGCGGTGGACACGGTCCGCATGACGCGCGAGTTGGAGGCGCGCCGCGTGCGTGCCGAGCGCGCGGAGCGGGCCGCCCAGGAGGCGCTGGCCGTGCGCGACGAATTGTTCGCCCTGGCCACGCACGACCTCAAGGGGCCGCTGCAAATCATCGCCCTCAACGCCGAGGTGATGCGCCGCCAGTTCCCGCCGGGCACCCTCAAGCCCGCGCAGGAGTCGCGGCTGGAGCACATCGTCCGCGCCGCGCACCGTATGAGCGACCTCATCGACCACTTCCTCCAGGCCACGCGCGGCCAGGAGCAGGCGCTGCGCCGCGAGCCCGTGGATTTGCGCGTGCTGGTGCGCTCCAAGGTGCACGCGATGGAGGCCTCCGCGAAGCACCGTTTCGTCCTGAGCGAGCAGGGCGACGACCTCACCGGCCACTGGGACGCCCGCGCGCTGGAGCGCGTGCTGGAGAACCTGCTGGGCAACGCGGTGAAGTACAGCGCCCCCGGCACCACCGTCACGGTGCTGCTGGCCGAGGAGCGGGCCCCCCCACATGACGGCGTGAGGCTGGAGGTGTCCGACGAGGGCATCGGCATCCCCGCCGAGGATTTGCCCCACGTCTTCGAGCGCTTCCGGCGCGGGCGCAACGTGGCGCTCGACGTCTCCGGCAGCGGCGTGGGGCTGGCCAGCGCGCGCCGCATGGTGGAGCTGCACGGCGGCACCATCCACGTGGAGAGCCAGGAGGGCCGGGGCACCACCTTCACCGTGCGCCTGCCGCGCCGCGGGCCCGAGGGCGCGGCCGAGGATTCCTCTCTGTTGACGTCCCGGTGA
- a CDS encoding metallophosphoesterase family protein, protein MRILTLETVPIQTWPYQSAAPRGGTEIRHLPLLRGTVDTLPEGVEALLVLSDLQGVAPHALHDGAVALLGEVLADTLASLGDLGELPLPAHTGVVLAGDLYSDASATVRGASGDVREVWNAFAAHYRWVAGVAGNHDSFGSPRDEARFKSQPGVHLLDGETVDLDGLRVAGVGGIIGRPDKPGRREEDAHLHLIREVLREEPGLLVLHAGPDVPGTRVRGSAPIREVLEQHEGLLVVCGHAHWEEPLATLHGGTQVLNVDSRAVLLRRAG, encoded by the coding sequence ATGCGAATCCTGACACTCGAAACGGTGCCGATACAGACCTGGCCCTATCAGTCCGCGGCACCGCGTGGCGGGACGGAAATCCGCCACCTCCCATTGCTGCGCGGCACGGTGGACACCCTCCCCGAAGGCGTCGAGGCCCTGCTGGTGCTGTCCGATCTACAAGGCGTGGCCCCGCATGCGCTCCACGATGGCGCCGTCGCCCTGCTGGGCGAGGTGCTCGCCGACACGCTGGCCTCGCTCGGTGATTTGGGTGAATTGCCCCTCCCGGCCCACACGGGCGTGGTGCTCGCGGGCGATTTGTACTCGGACGCCTCCGCCACCGTGCGCGGTGCTTCCGGTGACGTGCGCGAGGTGTGGAACGCCTTCGCCGCGCACTACCGCTGGGTGGCGGGCGTGGCCGGCAACCACGACTCCTTCGGCAGCCCTCGCGACGAGGCGCGCTTCAAGTCCCAGCCCGGCGTGCACCTGCTCGATGGCGAGACGGTGGACCTGGATGGCCTGCGCGTCGCCGGAGTCGGCGGCATCATCGGCCGGCCCGACAAGCCCGGACGCCGCGAGGAGGACGCGCACCTGCACCTGATTCGCGAGGTGCTCCGCGAGGAGCCAGGCCTGCTCGTGCTGCACGCGGGACCGGATGTCCCCGGCACGCGAGTGCGCGGCAGCGCGCCCATCCGCGAGGTGCTGGAGCAGCACGAGGGACTGCTGGTGGTCTGCGGCCACGCGCACTGGGAGGAGCCGCTCGCCACGCTGCACGGCGGCACCCAGGTACTCAACGTGGACAGCCGCGCGGTGCTGCTCCGGCGTGCGGGCTGA
- a CDS encoding ATP-binding protein, producing the protein MSLHAPELDLTQCDREPIHLLGGVQPHGVLLAFREPGLSVEVVSANAESLLGLPPEALRGQPITRVLDADSLQRVRTGTAAGPVRVTAGGRACSALLHLSDGLTVLELEPLTEDDAKAEEDALAAMHRLVSPLALARGTSSLLQSAADAVRALIGFDRIMVYRFHADWHGEVVAESRADGVDSFMGLHFPASDIPVQARALYTRNPLRLIADVDARPVPMVPPTLPDTRRPLDLSGAALRSVSEVHLEYLRNMHVRASFSVSLLKDGALWGLIACHHHSPRHVPAARRQACEVLARLLTLQLGAEERGAEAAERARRADLQSRLVTRLGECPSLPVALEEHGALLLELTGATGAALLLGDLLEARANPDEEADEVPLLFGRTPGEAEVRALAAWLAKDSGMGTVFHTEHLGARYAPLAASPDVAAGLLAVRLDSEAPRFVLWFRPEVARTVTWAGNPRKPAEPEPGHARLHPRASFDAWREEVRGTSAPWTREDMDAAESFRGALTGVVLRHAAELSRLSRALARSNAELESFSGTVGHDLKEPLRGIQQYTAFFLEDHGDSLDAEGREHLQAVGWLARRAQAMLDDLFELSRLGRIELAWGEADMQEVVDEALRTLSVRLEERHVEVRLPRRLPRVACDAVRIRQVWANLVSNAAKYQAGEPHWVELGYFGPGEPRPGAADRAGASYVFYVRDPGIGIAAQFHEAIFEMFRRLHPAHAFGGGSGAGLAIALRLVRLHGGELWVDSAPGQGSTFYFTLGRGPR; encoded by the coding sequence ATGTCCCTTCACGCGCCTGAGCTGGACCTCACGCAGTGCGACCGCGAGCCCATCCACCTGCTCGGCGGAGTGCAACCGCACGGCGTGCTGCTGGCCTTTCGCGAGCCCGGCCTCTCCGTGGAGGTGGTGAGCGCCAACGCCGAGTCCCTCCTCGGCCTGCCGCCCGAGGCGCTTCGGGGGCAGCCCATCACGCGCGTGCTGGACGCGGACTCACTGCAACGCGTGCGTACCGGCACCGCCGCCGGCCCCGTGCGCGTGACGGCGGGAGGCCGCGCATGCTCCGCGCTGCTGCACCTGAGTGACGGCCTCACCGTGCTGGAGCTCGAGCCCCTCACCGAGGACGACGCGAAGGCGGAGGAGGACGCGCTCGCCGCCATGCACCGGCTGGTGTCTCCGCTGGCGCTCGCGCGGGGGACGTCCTCGCTCCTCCAGTCCGCAGCGGACGCGGTGCGCGCGCTCATCGGCTTCGACCGCATCATGGTGTACCGCTTCCACGCCGACTGGCACGGCGAGGTGGTGGCGGAGAGCCGCGCCGACGGCGTCGACAGCTTCATGGGCCTGCACTTCCCGGCGAGCGACATCCCCGTCCAGGCCCGCGCCCTCTACACGCGCAACCCGCTGCGCCTCATCGCGGACGTGGACGCGCGTCCGGTGCCCATGGTGCCGCCCACGCTGCCGGACACGCGGCGCCCGCTCGACCTGTCCGGCGCCGCGCTGCGCAGCGTGTCCGAGGTGCACCTGGAGTACCTGCGCAACATGCACGTGCGCGCGTCCTTCTCCGTGTCGCTGCTGAAGGACGGCGCGCTGTGGGGCCTCATCGCCTGCCACCACCACTCGCCGCGCCACGTACCCGCCGCGCGGCGCCAGGCGTGCGAGGTGCTCGCGAGGCTCCTGACCCTCCAGCTCGGCGCCGAGGAGCGCGGTGCCGAGGCCGCCGAGCGCGCCCGCCGCGCGGACCTCCAGTCCCGGCTCGTCACCCGCCTCGGTGAGTGCCCGTCGTTGCCCGTCGCGTTGGAAGAACACGGCGCGCTGCTGCTGGAGCTCACCGGCGCCACCGGCGCGGCGCTGCTGCTCGGAGACCTCCTCGAAGCACGCGCGAATCCGGATGAAGAGGCGGACGAGGTGCCCCTCCTCTTCGGCAGGACACCGGGCGAGGCCGAGGTGCGGGCCCTGGCCGCGTGGCTCGCGAAGGACTCCGGCATGGGCACCGTCTTCCACACCGAGCACCTGGGCGCGCGCTACGCGCCGCTGGCCGCGAGCCCGGACGTGGCGGCGGGCCTGCTCGCGGTGCGGCTGGACTCCGAGGCCCCGCGCTTCGTCCTCTGGTTCCGTCCGGAAGTCGCGCGCACCGTCACCTGGGCGGGCAACCCGAGGAAGCCCGCCGAGCCCGAGCCCGGCCATGCACGGCTGCACCCTCGCGCCTCCTTCGACGCCTGGCGCGAGGAGGTGCGCGGCACGAGCGCCCCATGGACGCGCGAGGACATGGATGCGGCGGAGTCCTTCCGGGGCGCGCTCACGGGCGTGGTGCTGCGCCACGCGGCGGAGCTCTCCCGCCTGTCGCGCGCGCTGGCCCGCTCCAACGCGGAATTGGAGTCCTTCAGCGGCACCGTGGGGCATGACCTCAAGGAGCCCCTGCGCGGCATCCAGCAGTACACGGCCTTCTTCCTGGAGGACCATGGGGACTCGCTGGACGCGGAGGGCCGCGAGCACCTGCAGGCCGTGGGGTGGCTCGCCCGCCGCGCGCAGGCGATGCTCGACGACCTCTTCGAGCTCAGCCGCCTCGGCCGCATCGAGCTGGCCTGGGGCGAGGCGGACATGCAGGAGGTGGTGGACGAGGCGCTCCGCACGCTCTCCGTGCGGCTGGAGGAGAGGCACGTCGAGGTGCGCCTGCCTCGCCGCCTGCCCCGCGTGGCCTGTGACGCCGTGCGCATCCGCCAGGTGTGGGCCAACCTCGTGTCCAACGCGGCCAAGTACCAGGCAGGCGAGCCGCACTGGGTGGAGCTGGGCTACTTCGGGCCCGGAGAGCCGCGTCCCGGTGCGGCGGACCGTGCGGGCGCGTCCTACGTTTTCTACGTGAGAGACCCGGGCATCGGCATCGCCGCGCAGTTCCACGAGGCCATCTTCGAGATGTTCCGGCGGCTGCACCCCGCGCACGCATTTGGAGGCGGCTCGGGCGCGGGGCTCGCGATTGCGCTCCGGCTGGTGCGCCTCCACGGCGGCGAGCTGTGGGTGGACTCCGCGCCGGGCCAGGGCTCCACCTTCTACTTCACGCTGGGCCGGGGGCCGCGATGA
- a CDS encoding S8 family peptidase: MRRLLLLGLLLLTATGCPGEDDDDDDNDRPDAGNPAATATIRGQLTPFRGNGESAEEGGVSREAHLPFSKAEWTKLRAKLQGLHVRKDGPVVTDPDLPIVPPPVGTPPLARIPQTDPTIPGDVILRFEAAGLTPEHVLEAAKLPGYRAVHKGYASEYLHLVGFEALDGHAVTADETRELVAKLATLPGVRYADRNLRVYKLKVPNDKGYSLQWHYPTINLPAAWDIESDATGVVVAVIDTGIVSHPDLDARVLPGYDMIQDATNAGDGNGRDSNPQDVGGDEPNGGSSWHGTHVAGTVGALTNNTIGVAGVTWNARILPVRVLGKDGGSGFDIAAAVTWATGGNVPGIDDTPTPAKVVNMSLGGPGAPQKTYQDVINAAVGRGAIFVIAAGNENVDASNSTPCNQENVICVGSTNFSGRRSSFSNFGAKVDVMASGGEMTEDLNGDGYPDGVLSTARDENNQPAYVFLQGTSMATPHVAGVVALMAAASAKAGTTLTPALAESVLKSTATAIPASQCSGGCGAGLINAQAALARVANLSPGTLPPQLNVTTSSLFFRGSGVQPLTVSNVGGNKGGDLAVTATVTGTQAGAVSFPSGATVAVPAFGSATLNVAVNTAGLPDGDYTATLNLTGSNLAGSAGTATVLVKISVGTTPDLDAVVAFVWQDEKGKWQASEDAITLARASAGYAYSLKLVPRTYYSLATIDDDQDGELFEEGERTGYWRNLDSFEPLELEDDQTLTGVSYDLVPLAPVDDNPTLVVGGTCSSDASCPGGYCVTGFPGGYCTQDCSTAACPVGSKCYIVSSSGTKACLQTCTTQVGTGQGDCRDSNYVCYSDGTGVGACQPNCKSSGLSCATGKTCASDGFCR; encoded by the coding sequence ATGCGCCGCCTGCTGTTGCTGGGTCTCCTGCTCCTCACCGCCACTGGCTGCCCGGGCGAGGACGACGATGATGACGACAACGACCGTCCCGACGCCGGCAATCCAGCCGCCACGGCCACCATCCGCGGTCAGCTGACGCCGTTCCGCGGCAACGGCGAGTCCGCCGAAGAGGGTGGCGTCTCTCGCGAGGCCCACCTGCCGTTCAGCAAGGCGGAGTGGACGAAGCTGCGGGCGAAGCTGCAGGGCCTGCACGTGCGCAAGGACGGTCCGGTGGTGACGGACCCGGACCTGCCCATCGTCCCGCCGCCGGTGGGCACGCCGCCGCTGGCGCGCATTCCGCAGACGGACCCCACCATTCCCGGAGACGTCATCCTGCGCTTCGAGGCGGCGGGCCTCACGCCCGAGCACGTGCTGGAGGCCGCGAAGCTCCCCGGCTACCGCGCGGTGCACAAGGGCTACGCCAGTGAGTACCTGCACCTCGTCGGCTTCGAGGCGCTGGACGGCCACGCGGTGACGGCGGACGAGACGCGAGAGTTGGTGGCGAAGCTCGCGACGCTGCCGGGTGTCCGCTACGCGGACCGGAACCTGCGCGTGTACAAGCTGAAGGTTCCGAACGACAAGGGCTACAGCCTCCAGTGGCACTACCCCACCATCAACCTGCCGGCCGCGTGGGACATCGAGTCCGACGCGACGGGCGTGGTGGTGGCCGTCATCGACACCGGCATCGTCTCGCACCCGGACCTGGATGCGCGCGTGCTCCCCGGCTACGACATGATTCAGGACGCGACCAACGCGGGTGATGGCAACGGCCGCGACAGCAACCCGCAGGACGTGGGCGGTGACGAGCCCAACGGCGGCTCCTCGTGGCACGGCACGCACGTGGCGGGCACCGTCGGCGCGCTGACGAACAACACCATCGGCGTGGCGGGCGTGACGTGGAATGCCCGCATCCTCCCGGTGCGCGTGCTGGGCAAGGATGGCGGCAGCGGCTTCGACATCGCCGCGGCCGTGACGTGGGCCACGGGTGGCAATGTGCCAGGCATCGATGACACGCCCACCCCCGCGAAGGTGGTCAACATGAGTCTCGGTGGCCCGGGGGCGCCGCAGAAGACCTACCAGGACGTCATCAACGCCGCCGTCGGGCGTGGCGCCATCTTCGTCATCGCCGCGGGCAACGAGAACGTCGACGCGAGCAACAGCACGCCGTGCAACCAGGAGAACGTCATCTGCGTGGGCTCCACCAACTTCTCGGGCCGGCGCAGCAGCTTCTCCAACTTCGGGGCGAAGGTGGACGTGATGGCCTCGGGCGGCGAGATGACCGAGGACCTCAACGGTGACGGCTACCCGGACGGAGTGCTCTCCACCGCGCGGGACGAGAACAACCAGCCCGCGTACGTCTTCCTGCAGGGGACGAGCATGGCCACGCCGCACGTGGCGGGCGTGGTGGCGCTGATGGCGGCGGCCTCGGCGAAGGCGGGCACCACGCTGACGCCCGCGCTGGCGGAGAGCGTCCTGAAGTCCACGGCCACCGCCATTCCCGCGTCGCAGTGCTCGGGCGGCTGCGGTGCGGGCCTCATCAACGCGCAGGCCGCGCTGGCCCGCGTGGCCAACCTGAGCCCGGGCACGCTGCCGCCGCAGCTCAACGTCACCACCAGCTCGCTCTTCTTCCGGGGCAGCGGGGTGCAGCCGCTCACGGTGAGCAACGTGGGTGGCAACAAGGGCGGTGACCTGGCGGTGACGGCCACCGTCACGGGGACGCAGGCGGGGGCGGTGTCGTTCCCCTCGGGCGCGACGGTGGCGGTGCCGGCGTTCGGCTCGGCCACGCTGAACGTGGCGGTGAACACGGCGGGGCTGCCGGACGGGGACTACACGGCGACGCTGAACCTCACGGGCTCCAACCTGGCGGGCTCGGCGGGCACGGCCACGGTGCTGGTGAAGATCAGCGTCGGGACCACGCCGGACCTGGATGCCGTCGTCGCCTTCGTGTGGCAGGACGAGAAGGGCAAGTGGCAGGCGTCGGAGGACGCCATCACCCTCGCGCGTGCCTCGGCCGGCTACGCGTACTCCCTCAAGCTGGTGCCGAGGACGTACTACTCACTGGCCACCATCGACGATGACCAGGACGGCGAGCTGTTCGAGGAGGGCGAGCGCACCGGCTACTGGCGCAACCTGGACTCCTTCGAGCCGCTGGAGCTGGAGGATGACCAGACGCTCACCGGCGTGAGCTATGACCTGGTGCCGCTGGCGCCCGTGGACGACAACCCGACGCTGGTGGTGGGCGGGACGTGCAGCAGTGACGCGAGCTGCCCCGGTGGCTACTGCGTGACGGGCTTCCCGGGTGGGTACTGCACGCAGGACTGCTCGACGGCGGCGTGTCCGGTCGGCTCCAAGTGCTACATCGTGAGCAGCTCGGGCACGAAGGCGTGCTTGCAGACGTGCACGACGCAGGTCGGCACGGGGCAGGGGGATTGCCGTGACTCGAACTACGTCTGCTACAGCGACGGGACTGGCGTGGGCGCGTGCCAGCCGAATTGCAAGAGCTCGGGCCTGAGCTGCGCCACCGGCAAGACGTGCGCGTCGGATGGTTTCTGCCGCTGA
- a CDS encoding DUF420 domain-containing protein, whose product MSNAASALPSRVSDRNFFVFTAVVSVAALSFLAWLLLVRRGGAVGSVDLRFLPAVNAGLNATAAALLIAGWVAVKRGAKRVHQYLMVSAFVASSLFLVCYLAYHYVHGDTRYVGDWRGLYLLILASHVLLSMPVVPMALLAFYFAWRKEFTRHRKVTRWLAPIWVYVSVTGVVVFFMLRGSVPAVP is encoded by the coding sequence ATGTCGAACGCCGCGTCCGCCCTTCCCTCCCGCGTGAGTGACAGGAACTTCTTCGTCTTCACGGCGGTGGTGTCCGTCGCCGCGCTGTCGTTCCTCGCCTGGCTGCTGCTCGTGCGGCGCGGGGGCGCGGTGGGGAGCGTGGACTTGCGCTTCCTGCCGGCGGTCAACGCGGGGCTCAACGCGACGGCGGCGGCGCTGCTCATCGCCGGGTGGGTGGCGGTGAAGCGCGGGGCGAAGCGGGTGCACCAGTACCTGATGGTGTCCGCCTTCGTGGCGTCGTCACTGTTCCTGGTGTGCTACCTGGCCTACCACTACGTGCACGGCGACACGCGCTACGTGGGCGACTGGCGCGGGCTGTACCTGCTCATCCTCGCGAGCCACGTGCTGCTGTCCATGCCGGTGGTGCCCATGGCGCTGCTGGCCTTCTACTTCGCGTGGCGCAAGGAGTTCACCCGGCACCGCAAGGTGACGCGGTGGCTGGCGCCCATCTGGGTGTACGTGTCGGTGACGGGCGTCGTCGTCTTCTTCATGCTGCGCGGCAGCGTGCCCGCGGTGCCGTAG
- a CDS encoding DUF1585 domain-containing protein produces the protein MPASAEEAVCAPVAKVPLERHLRQLSLDLLGRPPTWEEYQAAQKKGSVDVEDIRAMMNKDEFYARIRNYHRALLRANLSASVNDNGNSRLSGSGAADSILGFANNSSAGLRGGFGAGCDSTIEQDSCLTATNPDAHAAPLREKVTTCRDTQGVPMPVSFDYDTSFYKCTALATATSNAVTTCADLAANATWKKYTYFCDRRGAANDSFLCLPDPGKSTTAALTVEVTDAQGRIIAFEHPNIPSKPALTDLKRCTLDLELSGNVKGNYAPRRGCIQREGYVMSTKPPFWATGTTPASVKVCAIEAQDRAYNPWTMASCETARFASDRSCGCGDRMRRCEVNAITAQSVRAVHDMRVAAFNEEPLRIVESVVKRDEPYFNILTTRRSFVNGTLSEYYRQNQGVGVFSVTAPASAQAIPTVPYDENGAWAEYTRDAQHSGVLTTPAFLYRFPTQRARVNEFYEAFLCKTFAPPADASLPPPEDSCNRQNNLAVRCGCNYCHATIEPTGAHWGRYAERSSQFLNADQFPRFDPKCRDCALNGDTNCGGECSQYVMQAYDGDGANSLGMLKTYLYRTADEEQNIEAGPQLLVQRMMQTGDLERCTVKRIWNEFLGRPMTAEEQRMYLNSLSQDFAKSGHKLKSLIEHVVTTDAYRRID, from the coding sequence ATGCCAGCTTCCGCTGAAGAAGCGGTCTGCGCGCCCGTTGCGAAGGTGCCCCTGGAGCGACACCTCCGTCAGCTCTCGTTGGACCTGCTCGGCCGTCCCCCCACCTGGGAGGAGTACCAGGCCGCGCAGAAGAAGGGCTCCGTCGACGTGGAAGACATCCGCGCGATGATGAACAAGGACGAGTTCTACGCCCGCATCCGCAACTACCACCGGGCACTGCTGCGGGCGAATCTGTCCGCGAGCGTCAACGACAACGGCAACTCGCGCCTGAGCGGCTCGGGCGCTGCCGACAGCATCCTCGGCTTCGCCAACAACAGCTCCGCCGGATTGCGTGGCGGCTTTGGTGCCGGATGTGATTCCACCATCGAGCAGGACTCCTGCCTCACGGCGACCAACCCGGACGCGCACGCGGCGCCGCTGCGGGAGAAGGTGACCACGTGCCGGGACACGCAGGGCGTGCCCATGCCCGTGTCCTTCGACTACGACACCAGCTTCTACAAGTGCACGGCGCTGGCCACCGCCACCAGCAACGCGGTGACGACGTGCGCGGACCTGGCGGCCAACGCCACCTGGAAGAAGTACACCTACTTCTGCGACCGGCGCGGGGCGGCGAATGACTCGTTCCTCTGCCTGCCGGACCCGGGCAAGAGCACCACCGCCGCGCTGACGGTGGAGGTCACGGACGCCCAGGGCCGCATCATCGCCTTCGAGCACCCGAACATCCCCTCCAAGCCCGCGCTGACGGACCTCAAGCGCTGCACGTTGGATTTGGAGCTCAGCGGCAACGTGAAGGGCAACTACGCCCCCCGCCGCGGCTGCATCCAGCGCGAGGGCTATGTCATGTCCACCAAGCCGCCCTTCTGGGCCACGGGCACCACGCCCGCGTCCGTGAAGGTGTGTGCCATTGAAGCGCAGGACCGCGCCTACAACCCGTGGACCATGGCCTCGTGCGAGACGGCCCGCTTCGCCAGCGACCGCAGCTGCGGCTGCGGTGACCGCATGCGCCGCTGCGAGGTGAACGCGATTACGGCGCAGAGCGTCCGCGCCGTGCACGACATGCGCGTGGCCGCCTTCAACGAGGAGCCGCTGCGCATCGTCGAGTCCGTGGTGAAGCGCGACGAGCCCTACTTCAACATCCTCACCACGCGCCGCTCCTTCGTGAACGGCACCCTGTCCGAGTACTACCGGCAGAACCAGGGCGTGGGCGTCTTCAGCGTCACGGCCCCCGCGTCCGCGCAGGCCATCCCCACCGTCCCCTACGACGAGAACGGCGCCTGGGCGGAGTACACGCGCGACGCGCAGCACTCCGGCGTCCTCACCACGCCCGCCTTCCTCTACCGCTTCCCCACGCAGCGCGCGCGCGTGAATGAGTTCTACGAGGCCTTCCTCTGCAAGACGTTCGCCCCGCCGGCGGACGCCTCGCTGCCTCCGCCCGAGGACTCCTGCAACCGGCAGAACAACCTCGCGGTGCGCTGCGGCTGCAACTACTGCCACGCGACCATCGAGCCCACCGGCGCGCACTGGGGCCGCTACGCCGAGCGCTCCTCCCAGTTCCTCAACGCGGACCAGTTCCCGCGCTTCGACCCGAAGTGCCGCGACTGTGCCCTCAACGGCGACACCAACTGCGGCGGCGAGTGCAGCCAGTACGTCATGCAGGCCTATGACGGCGACGGCGCCAACAGCCTGGGCATGCTCAAGACGTACCTGTACCGCACGGCCGACGAGGAGCAGAACATCGAGGCCGGCCCGCAGTTGCTCGTCCAGCGCATGATGCAGACGGGGGACTTGGAGCGCTGCACGGTGAAGCGCATCTGGAACGAGTTCCTCGGCCGTCCCATGACGGCGGAGGAGCAGCGCATGTACCTGAACTCGCTGTCCCAGGACTTCGCGAAGAGCGGCCACAAGCTCAAGTCGCTCATCGAGCACGTGGTGACGACGGACGCCTACCGGAGGATTGATTAA
- a CDS encoding biliverdin-producing heme oxygenase: MSLLQRLKTETRPHHERTEAAVRLMDPGLTLGDYRRHLEALHGFYVPLESQLAARLDGAVPALRAHERWKVPLLEQDLCALGHDASSLARLPRCALLPPLPGVPEALGCVYVLEGSTLGGQLILRHLKRHFANTPVGHFAVFQAYGDEVGSMWRAFGQAVLEASSQAASEDFDARVVKGAQDTFDAFGAWLLRETAHVPSRA, encoded by the coding sequence TTGTCCCTGCTGCAGCGACTGAAGACGGAGACGCGCCCCCACCACGAGCGCACCGAGGCCGCGGTTCGGCTGATGGACCCGGGCCTCACGCTCGGTGACTACCGACGGCACCTGGAAGCCCTCCATGGCTTCTACGTCCCACTGGAATCACAGCTCGCCGCCCGGCTGGACGGAGCCGTGCCCGCCCTTCGCGCGCACGAGCGCTGGAAGGTCCCGCTGCTGGAGCAGGACCTGTGCGCGCTCGGCCATGACGCCAGCTCGCTGGCCCGGCTGCCCCGCTGCGCCCTCCTGCCCCCACTGCCCGGTGTCCCCGAGGCCCTGGGCTGCGTCTACGTGCTGGAGGGCTCCACCCTCGGTGGCCAGCTCATCCTCCGTCACCTGAAGCGTCACTTCGCCAACACGCCCGTGGGCCACTTCGCCGTCTTCCAGGCCTATGGCGACGAGGTCGGCTCCATGTGGCGCGCCTTCGGTCAGGCCGTCCTGGAGGCTTCATCCCAGGCCGCCTCGGAAGACTTCGACGCGCGCGTGGTGAAGGGCGCGCAGGACACCTTTGACGCCTTCGGAGCGTGGCTGCTGCGGGAGACGGCCCATGTCCCTTCACGCGCCTGA